From the genome of Lotus japonicus ecotype B-129 chromosome 6, LjGifu_v1.2, one region includes:
- the LOC130724640 gene encoding ABC transporter D family member 1, protein MASLQLLKLTQHGQSFLASRRKALLLASGILVAGGTAAYMQSRFRANKHDLFGQCNGQHSDKEVTEDEVMKETTPPKNKQKKGGAKSLQVLAAILLSEMGKLGARDLLALIGIVVLRTALSNRLAKVQGFLFRAAFLRRVPLFFRLISENILLCFLLSTIHSTSKFITGTLSLHFRKILTKLIHSHYFENMVYYKISHVDGRITNPEQRLASDVPKFCSELSEIVQDDLTAVTDGILYTWRLCSYASPKYVFWILAYVLGAGTAIRNFSPSFGKLMSREQQLEGEYRQLQSRLRTHSESIAFYGGERREESHIQEKFKALVRHMNRVQHDHWWFGMIQDFLLKYLGATVAVILIIEPFFSGHLRPDSSTLGRAEMLSNLRYHTSVIISLFQSLGTLSISARRLNRLSGYADRIYELMSVSRELHLVDEKSSLQRQGSRNCISEANYIEFSGVKVVTPTGNVLVDDLTLRVEPGSNLLITGPNGSGKSSLFRVLGGLWPMISGHIVKPGIGSDLNKEIFYVPQRPYTAVGTLRDQLIYPLTADQEVEPLSDWGMVELLKNVDLEYLLDRYPAEKEVNWGDELSLGEQQRLGMARLFYHKPKFAILDECTSAVTTDMEERFCAKVRAMGTSCITISHRPALVAFHDVVLSLDGEGGWSVHYRREDSSTEMGIDTMKETETKRQSDAKTVQRAFAMINKDSAFSSSKAPSYIAEVISSSPSMSHTISPSAVPQLRGNTRALPLRVAAMCKVLVPTVLDKQGARLFAVAILVVSRTWVSDRIASLNGTTVKFVLEQDKASFIRLIGLSILQSGASSFIAPSIRHLTAKLALGWRIRLTQHLLNNYLRHNAFYKVFHMASKNIDADQRITQDLEKLTADLSGLVTGLVKPSVDILWFTWRMKLLTGQRGVAILYAYMLLGLGFLRTVTPNFGDLISQEQQLEGTFRFMHERLCAHAESVAFFGGGAREKAMVESRFRELLTHSKYLLKKKWLFGILDDFITKQLPHNVTWLLSLLYAMEHKGDRASISTQGELAHALRFLASVVSQSFLAFGDILELNRKLVELSGGINRIFELEEFLDAAQSENLINGGAVHPVRDNHSKDVISFSKVDIVTPTQKMLARELTCDVELGGSLLVTGPNGSGKSSIFRVLRGLWPIASGRLYRPSEDMDQEAGSGCGIFYVPQRPYTCLGTLRDQIIYPLSREEAEFKALKLYGKGEKHPVTGNLLDMHLEVILANVRLNYLLERDASGWDAKLNWEDILSLGEQQRLGMARLFFHKPKVGILDECTNATSVDVEEHLYGLAKQMGITFVTSSQRPALIPFHSTELRLIDGEGNWELRQIKQ, encoded by the exons ATGGCTTCCCTTCAGCTGTTGAAACTAACTCAGCATGGCCAGAGCTTTCTGGCTTCAAGGAG GAAAGCTTTACTACTTGCATCTGGTATCTTAGTTGCTGGTGGAACAGCTGCATATATGCAATCAAGGTTTAGAGCCAATAAACATGATTTATTTGGCCAATGCAATGGCCAACATAGTGATAAAGAAGTCACAGAGGACGAGGTTATGAAAGAAACTACTCCgccaaaaaataaacaaaagaaaggGGGAGCGAAGTCACTTCAAGTCCTTGCTGCAATTCTTCTTTCTGAGATGGGAAAATTAGGTGCAAGGGATCTTTTAGCTTTAATTGGCATAGTG GTGCTGCGAACTGCTTTGAGCAACCGGCTTGCTAAAGTGCAAGGCTTCctatttcgtgctgcttttcttcGACGTGTACCATTGTTTTTCCGGTTAATTTCAGAAAATATTCTTTTGTGCTTCCTCTTATCAACCATTCATTCTACATCAAAGTTCATAACAGGAACTTTGAGTCTGCATTTCAGAAAAATATTGACAAAGCTTATCCATTCCCACTATTTTGAG AACATGGTATACTACAAAATATCACATGTGGATGGTCGTATTACTAACCCAGAGCAAAGACTTGCCAGTGATGTGCCGAAGTTCTGTTCGGAATTAAGTGAAATTGTACAGGATGATCTAACAGCAGTGACTGATGGAATTCTATATACATGGCGGCTGTGTTCTTATGCTAGCCCAAAATATGTCTTCTGGATATTG gCCTATGTACTCGGAGCTGGGACTGCGATCAGAAACTTCTCTCCTTCGTTTGGCAAACTTATGTCCAGAGAGCAGCAACTGGAAGGAGAGTATCGACAGCTTCAGTCACGATTAAGGACTCACTCAGAAAGTATAGCATTTTATGGTGGAGAGAGGAGAGAAGAATCTCATATTCAAGAGAAATTTAAGGCATTGGTTAGGCACATGAATAGAGTGCAACATGACCATTGGTGGTTTGGCATGATTCAGGACTTTTTATTGAAGTACCTTGGTGCAACTGTTGCTGTTATTTTGATCATTGAACCGTTCTTTTCTGGACATTTAAGGCCCGACAGTTCAACTTTAGGGCGTGCAGAGATGTTAAGCAATCTAAGATATCATACCAGTGTTATAATTTCCTTATTTCAGTCTCTGGGAACTCTTTCTATCAGTGCAAGACGGCTCAATCGTCTCAG TGGGTATGCTGATCGTATTTATGAGTTAATGTCTGTATCAAGGGAGCTACACTTGGTGGATGAGAAATCTTCACTGCAAAGACAAGGGAGTAGAAATTGCATAAGTGAAGCTAACTACATTGAATTTTCTGGTGTCAAG GTTGTGACCCCCACTGGTAACGTCTTGGTGGATGATCTGACCCTCAGGGTTGAGCCAGGATCCAATCTTTTGATTACAG GTCCAAATGGCAGTGGAAAGAGCTCTCTTTTCAGGGTTTTAGGCGGTCTTTGGCCAATGATATCTGGACATATCGTGAAACCTGGCATTGGTTCTGATCTTAATAAGGAAATTTTCTATGTGCCACAACGACCATACACAGCTGTAGGAACACTTCGTGATCAGCTAATTTATCCTCTTACTGCAGATCAAGAGGTTGAACCACTCTCAGATTGGGGGATGGTGGAGCTATTGAAAAAT GTTGACCTTGAATACTTGTTGGATCGTTACCCGGCTGAAAAAGAGGTAAACTGGGGTGATGAACTTTCATTGGGCGAGCAACAGAGACTGGGCATGGCTAGACTTTTCTACCATAAGCCTAAATTTGCAATTCTTGATGAGTGCACAAGTGCTGTCACTACGGATATGGAAGAACGATTTTGTGCTAAAGTTCGAGCTATGGGAACATCATGCATTACCATATCACATCGTCCAGCGTTGGTTGCCTTCCATGATGTGGTTTTGTCCTTGGATGGTGAAGGTGGATGGAGTGTACATTATAGAAG GGAGGACTCTTCTACTGAAATGGGGATTGATACAATGAAGGAAACAGAAACCAAACGACAGAGTGATGCAAAAACTGTTCAACGAGCATTTGCCATGATCAATAAG GATTCTGCATTCTCAAGTTCAAAGGCACCGTCGTATATTGCAGAGGTGATATCTTCATCTCCATCTATGAGTCATACAATATCACCATCTGCTGTTCCCCAACTCCGTGGTAATACTAGGGCATTACCGCTGAGAGTAGCTGCCATGTGTAAAGTATTG GTACCCACTGTACTTGATAAACAAGGTGCACGACTATTTGCTGTTGCTATTCTTGTTGTTTCTAGAACATGGGTCTCAGATCGTATTGCATCGCTGAATG GTACTACTGTGAAGTTTGTTTTAGAGCAGGATAAAGCTTCCTTTATTCGGTTAATTGGTTTAAGTATTCTTCAAAGTGGTGCATCTTCTTTCATTGCACCTTCTATAAG ACACTTGACAGCCAAGCTGGCCCTAGGGTGGCGGATTCGTTTGACACAACATCTACTCAATAACTACTTGAGACACAATGCATTCTACAAG GTCTTCCACATGGCAAGCAAAAATATTGATGCAGATCAGAGGATAACTCAAGATTTGGAGAAGTTAACAGCAGACTTGTCTGGATTGGTTACTGGATTAGTAAAGCCATCTGTGGATATTTTATG GTTCACATGGAGAATGAAGCTTTTAACTGGTCAGAGAGGAGTTGCTATACTCTATGCTTACATGTTACTTGGCCTGGGATTTTTAAGAACTGTTACGCCGAATTTTGGTGATTTGATTAGCCAAGAACAACAGCTTGAAGGAACCTTTAG GTTTATGCATGAAAGACTTTGTGCTCATGCTGAATCTGTTGCTTTCTTTGGAGGTGGTGCTCGAGAAAAAGCT ATGGTTGAATCAAGGTTCAGAGAGCTTCTGACCCATTCCAAGTACCTTCTAAAAAAGAAGTGGTTGTTTGGTATACTCGACGATTTTATCACTAAGCAACTCCCTCATAATGTGACTTGGTTGCTTAGCTTGTTGTATGCTATGGAACATAAGGGAGACCGTGCCTCAATAAGTACTCAGG GTGAGCTGGCACATGCATTGAGGTTCTTAGCATCTGTTGTTTCTCAAAGCTTTTTAGCTTTTGGTGACATTCTTGAGTTGAATAGGAAGCTTGTAGAGCTTTCGGGTGGCATTAATCGTATTTTTGAACTTGAAGAGTTCCTGGATGCAGCACAATCTG AGAACTTAATCAACGGTGGTGCTGTACATCCAGTGAGGGACAATCATTCTAAAGATGTTATTTCATTTTCTAAGGTTGATATTGTAACTCCTACCCAGAAGATGTTGGCCAGAGAGTTGACTTGTGATGTTGAGCTTGGGGGAAGCCTGCTTGTTACTG GTCCAAATGGAAGTGGAAAAAGTTCAATTTTCAGGGTTCTTAGAGGACTCTGGCCCATTGCTTCTGGAAGACTCTACCGACCATCTGAAGATATGGATCAAGAGGCTGGATCAGGTTGTGGCATCTTCTATGTTCCTCAGCGGCCATATACATGCTTGGGAACCCTGCGGGATCAAATTATATATCCCCTGTCCCGTGAGGAAGCAGAGTTTAAAGCATTGAAGTTGTACGGAAAAG GTGAAAAACATCCTGTTACTGGAAATTTGTTGGACATGCATTTGGAAGTTATCCTAGCGAATGTTCGGTTGAATTATCTTCTAGAAAGAGACGCAAGTGGCTGGGATGCAAAGCTAAATTGGGAAGACATTCTATCACTTGGAGAACAACAGAGGCTAGGCATG GCGCGCTTGTTCTTCCATAAGCCTAAAGTTGGTATCCTCGACGAGTGTACCAA TGCAACTAGTGTGGATGTTGAAGAGCACCTATATGGACTTGCGAAGCAAATGGGAATCACATTTGTTACTTCGTCACAA CGTCCTGCACTAATACCATTCCATTCCACGGAGTTACGGCTGATCGATGGCGAGGGTAATTGGGAACTTCGTCAGATCAAGCAATGA
- the LOC130723442 gene encoding uncharacterized protein LOC130723442, translating to MELPSFSCEIRIIQAQNVGITKNLFARLYLPAGNNRSSIQLNSKMVSSKSNPCWNESFSLDCSCSEEFLETLQKESLVLELRQSSAATKVLRRIFGGSRLVGKCEIPWKAILESQNMEFKEWVKIDSCDEDSSTTFSVPEVQVEIKIKVVASEKKDNSSKRLNKWDECGCKQGHDHHAWCSAEDYHVFSFGAALEAF from the coding sequence ATGGAACTTCCATCTTTCAGCTGTGAGATAAGAATAATACAAGCCCAAAATGTCGGGATCACGAAAAACTTATTTGCAAGGTTGTATCTTCCTGCAGGAAACAACAGATCAAGCATTCAACTCAACAGTAAAATGGTATCTTCCAAATCCAACCCTTGTTGGAATGAGTCCTTCAGTCTAGATTGTTCGTGTTCTGAAGAATTCTTAGAGACCCTTCAGAAGGAAAGCCTGGTGTTAGAGCTAAGGCAAAGCAGCGCGGCTACAAAAGTGTTAAGGAGGATTTTTGGAGGGTCACGTCTTGTGGGGAAGTGTGAGATTCCATGGAAGGCAATTCTTGAATCACAAAACATGGAGTTCAAAGAGTGGGTGAAGATTGATTCATGTGATGAAGACTCTTCCACCACCTTCAGTGTACCAGAAGTGCAAGTGGAGATCAAAATAAAAGTAGTGGCTTCGGAAAAGAAAGACAATAGCTcaaaaagattgaacaagtggGATGAGTGTGGGTGTAAACAAGGTCATGATCATCATGCATGGTGCAGCGCTGAAGATTATCATGTCTTTTCTTTTGGTGCTGCTTTAGAGGCTTTTTGA
- the LOC130724641 gene encoding uncharacterized protein LOC130724641, whose amino-acid sequence MDLPSFSCEIRIIQAQNVGITKNLFARLYLPAGNNRSSIQLNSKMVSSKSNPFWNESFSLDCSCPEEFFETLQKESLVLELRQSNGAATKVLRRIFGGSRLVGKGEIPWKAILESQNMEFKEWVKIDSCDGDSSTTFSVPEVQVEIKIKVVASEKKDNSSKRLNKSDECGCKHDHDHHAWCSAEDYHVFSFGAALEAF is encoded by the coding sequence ATGGATCTTCCATCTTTCAGCTGTGAGATAAGAATAATACAAGCCCAAAATGTTGGGATCACGAAAAACTTATTTGCAAGGTTGTATCTTCCTGCAGGAAACAACAGATCAAGCATTCAACTCAACAGCAAAATGGTATCTTCCAAATCCAACCCTTTTTGGAACGAGTCCTTCAGTCTAGATTGTTCGTGTCCTGAAGAATTCTTTGAGACCCTTCAGAAGGAAAGCCTTGTCTTAGAGCTAAGACAAAGCAACGGAGCAGCCACAAAAGTGTTAAGGAGGATTTTTGGAGGGTCACGTCTCGTGGGGAAGGGTGAGATTCCATGGAAGGCAATTCTTGAATCACAAAACATGGAGTTCAAAGAGTGGGTGAAGATTGATTCTTGTGATGGAGACTCTTCCACCACCTTCAGTGTACCAGAAGTGCAAGTGGAGATCAAAATAAAAGTAGTGGCTTCGGAAAAGAAAGACAATAGCTcaaaaagattgaacaagtcgGATGAGTGTGGGTGTAAACATGATCATGATCATCATGCATGGTGCAGCGCTGAAGATTATCATGTCTTTTCTTTTGGTGCTGCTTTAGAGGCTTTTTGA